The Bernardetia litoralis DSM 6794 genome includes a window with the following:
- a CDS encoding DNA/RNA non-specific endonuclease, with product MKYFIISLIVLFYFSAAKAQNLNKKIQTYEQEQENLKQKLIQTKNNLDSLKLLKIIEDLNIVGLPKSDFEDEIVTHSAMVLGYAEEFEQARWVAHIITPDITQTSFGRSNDFREDEKVSTGSSQQKDYFLVDSLENGKLEYDGFGYDRGHLAPSADFRWSEKALSESFFYSNMSPQKAEFNREIWAHLENAFRAYVIKNKTSLYVVTLPILIQNLPKVERGINKVAIPRQYAKIAIDLKNNRGIAFLLPNTSSNQLLTSFTTSIDEIEKLTQINFFSKLDDELENKVESMTDGTMFIPDAEQQDVKPIDAMSLPRGYFNTSQAKYHTKSNKKNTVCGTVVSTKLSSKGNVFINLDRAFPNQVFSISIFADNVKNFSYNPEEYLKGKTICVTGKISEYNGTPSMSLENEKSVILYEEKVK from the coding sequence ATGAAATATTTTATAATTTCTCTAATTGTATTATTTTATTTCTCTGCTGCAAAAGCACAAAATCTAAATAAAAAAATACAAACTTACGAGCAAGAGCAAGAAAATTTAAAACAAAAATTAATTCAAACAAAAAATAATTTAGATAGCTTAAAACTTCTTAAAATAATTGAAGATTTGAATATAGTTGGACTCCCTAAGTCTGATTTTGAGGATGAGATAGTTACACATTCAGCTATGGTATTGGGCTATGCAGAAGAGTTTGAACAGGCTAGATGGGTTGCACATATTATTACTCCAGATATTACTCAAACAAGTTTTGGACGCAGTAATGATTTTAGGGAAGATGAAAAAGTAAGCACAGGTTCTTCGCAACAAAAAGATTATTTTTTAGTAGATTCTTTAGAAAATGGAAAATTAGAATATGATGGATTTGGTTATGATAGAGGACATTTAGCTCCATCGGCTGATTTTCGTTGGTCTGAAAAAGCACTTTCAGAATCTTTTTTTTATTCTAATATGAGTCCTCAAAAAGCTGAATTTAATAGAGAAATTTGGGCGCATTTGGAAAATGCTTTTAGAGCTTATGTTATCAAAAATAAGACTTCACTTTATGTAGTTACTCTTCCTATTCTCATTCAAAATTTGCCTAAAGTAGAACGAGGTATAAATAAAGTAGCTATTCCAAGACAATATGCCAAAATTGCTATAGATTTGAAAAATAATCGTGGCATTGCTTTCTTACTTCCAAATACATCTTCTAATCAATTACTGACTAGTTTTACAACTTCTATTGATGAGATTGAAAAACTAACTCAGATAAATTTTTTTTCAAAGCTTGATGATGAATTAGAAAATAAAGTAGAATCAATGACTGATGGAACAATGTTTATACCTGATGCTGAACAACAAGATGTAAAACCTATAGATGCAATGTCTTTGCCGAGAGGATATTTTAATACTAGTCAAGCTAAGTATCATACAAAGTCAAATAAAAAAAATACTGTTTGTGGCACAGTTGTCAGTACCAAATTGTCTAGTAAAGGAAATGTTTTTATAAATTTAGATAGAGCTTTTCCAAATCAAGTTTTTTCAATATCTATTTTTGCTGACAATGTTAAGAATTTTTCTTATAATCCCGAAGAGTATTTGAAAGGAAAAACAATTTGTGTAACAGGAAAGATTTCAGAATATAATGGTACTCCAAGTATGAGTCTTGAAAATGAAAAAAGTGTTATTTTATATGAAGAAAAAGTAAAATAG
- the efp gene encoding elongation factor P, producing the protein MASTSDIKNGLCIEFNNGIYIITEFLHVKPGKGPAFVRTKMRNVVTGRVLDNTFSAGHKITTVRVERRPYQYLYQDDNSFHFMHKDTYEQTFVPSDAIERSEFLKEGMIVEMMVHAETEEILTCDVPGYVELLVTYSEPGVKGDTATNATKPATLETGAEIQVPLFINEGDLIKINTAERSYMERIRNK; encoded by the coding sequence ATGGCAAGTACTTCAGATATTAAAAATGGTCTTTGTATTGAATTCAATAATGGAATCTATATAATAACCGAATTTTTGCACGTAAAACCAGGTAAAGGTCCTGCGTTTGTACGTACCAAAATGAGAAACGTAGTTACAGGACGTGTACTTGATAATACATTTTCGGCAGGACACAAAATAACGACGGTTCGTGTAGAGCGTCGCCCTTATCAGTATTTATATCAAGATGATAATAGTTTCCACTTTATGCACAAAGATACTTATGAACAAACTTTTGTGCCTTCTGATGCAATAGAACGTTCAGAATTTTTGAAAGAGGGAATGATTGTAGAAATGATGGTACATGCCGAAACAGAAGAAATTCTGACGTGTGATGTACCAGGTTATGTAGAACTTTTGGTAACTTACAGCGAACCAGGAGTAAAAGGAGATACAGCAACCAATGCAACCAAACCAGCAACTTTAGAAACAGGTGCAGAAATTCAAGTTCCTTTATTTATCAATGAAGGAGATTTGATAAAAATAAATACGGCAGAACGTTCGTATATGGAACGTATTCGTAATAAATAA
- the accB gene encoding acetyl-CoA carboxylase biotin carboxyl carrier protein has translation MKPKELQELIEFINQTGLEEVKIETDKFKVSVKRSPENVVSAQPVQQYTQQVAPVQQPIAQQQAPATTPQAETKQEEKEPANTGNYITVKSPMIGTFYRSANPETPAFVNVGDSIKEGETICIIEAMKLFNEIESDVSGKIVKVLVENATPVEYDQPLFLIEPN, from the coding sequence ATGAAACCAAAAGAACTTCAAGAACTTATCGAATTCATCAATCAAACAGGATTAGAAGAGGTAAAAATAGAAACAGATAAATTTAAAGTTAGTGTAAAAAGAAGCCCCGAAAATGTCGTTTCTGCACAACCTGTTCAACAATATACACAACAAGTTGCGCCAGTACAACAACCAATTGCACAACAACAAGCTCCTGCAACAACACCACAAGCAGAAACAAAACAAGAAGAAAAAGAACCTGCAAATACAGGAAATTATATTACTGTAAAATCTCCAATGATAGGAACTTTCTATCGCTCTGCCAACCCAGAAACTCCTGCATTCGTAAATGTAGGCGATTCTATCAAAGAAGGAGAAACAATTTGTATCATTGAAGCAATGAAATTATTTAATGAAATTGAGTCTGATGTTTCAGGTAAGATTGTAAAAGTATTGGTAGAAAATGCTACCCCAGTAGAATATGACCAGCCTTTATTCTTAATTGAACCAAATTAA
- the accC gene encoding acetyl-CoA carboxylase biotin carboxylase subunit, producing MKLFNKILIANRGEIALRIIRTCKELGIKTVAVYSVADKESLHVRFADEAVCIGAAQGKDSYLKIPHIIAAAEITNADAIHPGYGFLSENAEFSAICAEHDIKFIGASAEMINKMGDKATAKATVKSAGVPTVPGSEGLLESVEQGIKEAKEVGYPVIIKATAGGGGKGMRIINEEADFQKAWDSATQEAIASFGNGAMYLEKFVVEPKHVEIQIFGDGKGDACHLSERDCSIQRRHQKLVEETPSPIMTQELRDEMGDAAVAIAKAINYEGAGTVEFLVDKYKKFYFMEMNTRIQVEHPITEEVTSFDLVKEQIKLAAGMPLSGRNYYPKAFSIECRINAEDPTKNFRPSPGKITHLHIPGGHGIRVDSHVYAGYIIPPYYDSMIAKLISVGQTREEAIVRMKRALEEFVIEGIKTTIPFHLKLMDDPKFLEGDFTTKFLETFDFDSIEG from the coding sequence TTGAAACTTTTTAACAAAATATTAATTGCCAATAGAGGAGAAATTGCCCTTCGCATTATCCGAACTTGTAAAGAATTAGGAATCAAAACAGTTGCCGTTTATTCGGTTGCTGATAAAGAAAGTTTGCATGTTCGTTTTGCCGATGAAGCTGTTTGTATTGGGGCTGCTCAAGGTAAAGATTCTTATCTCAAAATTCCTCATATAATTGCTGCTGCCGAAATTACAAATGCAGATGCCATTCATCCAGGTTATGGTTTTTTATCTGAAAATGCTGAATTTTCAGCTATTTGTGCCGAACACGATATAAAATTTATCGGTGCAAGTGCAGAGATGATAAACAAAATGGGCGATAAAGCAACAGCAAAAGCAACTGTAAAATCTGCTGGCGTTCCTACTGTCCCTGGTTCTGAAGGGCTTTTAGAATCTGTCGAACAAGGAATAAAAGAAGCCAAAGAAGTAGGCTATCCTGTCATCATAAAAGCTACTGCTGGTGGTGGTGGAAAAGGAATGCGTATCATCAACGAAGAAGCTGATTTTCAAAAAGCATGGGATTCTGCCACTCAAGAAGCTATTGCCTCTTTTGGAAATGGTGCTATGTATTTAGAAAAATTCGTAGTAGAACCAAAACACGTAGAGATACAAATTTTTGGAGATGGAAAAGGCGATGCTTGTCATTTGTCGGAAAGAGATTGTTCTATCCAACGCCGTCATCAAAAATTAGTTGAAGAAACTCCTTCGCCTATCATGACACAAGAATTGCGTGATGAAATGGGAGATGCTGCCGTAGCAATTGCAAAGGCAATCAATTATGAAGGTGCAGGAACAGTAGAGTTTTTGGTAGATAAATACAAAAAATTCTATTTTATGGAAATGAATACTCGTATCCAAGTAGAACACCCTATTACTGAAGAAGTTACAAGTTTTGACTTGGTAAAAGAACAAATAAAACTTGCTGCTGGAATGCCTCTTTCGGGTAGAAATTATTATCCAAAAGCATTTAGTATTGAATGTAGAATCAATGCTGAAGACCCTACAAAAAATTTCCGTCCTTCACCTGGAAAAATCACACATTTGCATATTCCAGGAGGTCATGGCATTCGTGTAGATTCTCATGTTTACGCTGGCTATATTATTCCTCCTTACTATGATTCAATGATTGCAAAACTTATTTCTGTTGGTCAAACAAGAGAAGAAGCTATTGTAAGAATGAAACGAGCTTTAGAAGAATTTGTAATTGAAGGAATCAAAACAACAATTCCATTCCATTTGAAATTAATGGATGACCCAAAATTTTTAGAAGGAGATTTTACAACCAAATTCTTAGAAACTTTTGATTTTGATTCTATTGAAGGATAA
- a CDS encoding TetR/AcrR family transcriptional regulator: MARKKQFEEREILTKATNLFWKQGFHATSIQDLVNHLKINRASLYDTFGGKEELFNKALENYRNQSKEEVQSFLNNQSSVKEGLKNLFLLAITGKKETQENGCFVINCITELIPNSDNILEIATQNKEEFEGFFLEFLKKGVENGEVSPQKDIESIAAFLFVFYNGLKVVGKINSSKEELEKAIEVGLAIL, encoded by the coding sequence ATGGCACGAAAAAAACAATTTGAAGAACGAGAAATATTAACTAAAGCAACAAATTTGTTTTGGAAACAAGGTTTTCATGCTACTTCCATTCAAGATTTGGTTAATCATTTGAAAATAAATAGAGCAAGTTTATATGATACTTTTGGAGGAAAAGAAGAATTATTTAATAAAGCTTTAGAGAATTATAGAAATCAAAGTAAAGAAGAGGTGCAATCTTTTTTGAATAATCAATCTTCTGTAAAAGAAGGATTAAAAAACTTATTTTTACTTGCTATTACAGGCAAAAAAGAAACTCAAGAAAATGGTTGTTTTGTTATTAATTGTATAACAGAACTCATTCCCAATAGTGATAATATCTTAGAAATTGCTACTCAAAACAAAGAAGAATTTGAAGGTTTTTTTCTAGAGTTTTTGAAAAAAGGCGTAGAAAATGGTGAAGTTTCTCCTCAAAAAGATATAGAATCAATTGCTGCTTTTTTGTTTGTATTTTATAATGGATTAAAAGTAGTTGGAAAGATAAACTCAAGTAAAGAAGAGTTAGAAAAAGCGATTGAAGTGGGGTTAGCTATTTTATAA
- a CDS encoding LVIVD repeat-containing protein — protein MYRKFTLDSLLRLFPISGLSYSLAIISIFLLSSCEQDDCNYSYISYEPIFMSYDEFRSVPVELENPRPLEKVGKIYFYNRYLFINELNKGIHIINNSNPAAPVQVGFLNIVGNVDMAISGNILYADSYTDLLVIDLTVVTNPQLIQRIDNTFNKQIFGNNGYADPNYGIVVDWKQTEIVVTGNCDEEDIMYEDGLGTHQGNGNPSTGISGSMARFTITQNHLYTLNGDNLKPYSIINPIFPEAKSKIELGWGIETLFPYNNNLFIGSQRGMHIYNLDAPSEPRFISTYEHITSCDPVVVSENTAYVTLRNGTNCRDGLNELHLIDISDLENPFLINTKSMTNPYGLGVASQTNNKTLFVCDGDAGLKVLNVTNPLNVQQIGADTSINGYDVIAHNDILMMIGKDGLYQYNYQDPENLQLLSIIPTE, from the coding sequence ATGTATCGCAAATTTACTTTAGATTCTTTACTTCGCCTTTTCCCTATTTCTGGTTTATCTTATTCTCTAGCTATTATTTCTATTTTCCTGTTATCTAGCTGTGAACAAGATGATTGTAATTACTCTTATATCTCGTACGAACCTATTTTCATGAGTTATGATGAATTTCGTAGTGTTCCTGTGGAGCTTGAAAATCCTCGCCCTTTAGAAAAAGTAGGTAAGATTTACTTTTACAATAGATATTTATTTATTAATGAGCTTAATAAGGGAATTCATATTATTAATAATTCAAATCCTGCTGCCCCTGTTCAAGTTGGTTTTTTAAATATTGTTGGTAATGTTGATATGGCTATTTCTGGAAATATTTTATATGCTGATAGTTATACAGATTTATTAGTAATTGACTTAACTGTTGTTACAAATCCTCAACTTATTCAGCGCATAGATAATACATTCAACAAGCAGATTTTTGGAAATAATGGTTATGCAGATCCTAACTATGGAATTGTTGTGGATTGGAAACAGACAGAAATTGTAGTTACTGGAAACTGTGATGAAGAAGATATTATGTATGAAGATGGTTTGGGAACTCATCAAGGAAATGGAAATCCAAGTACTGGTATTAGTGGTTCAATGGCTCGTTTTACGATTACTCAAAACCATCTTTATACACTTAATGGAGATAATCTAAAGCCTTATTCTATTATAAATCCAATTTTTCCTGAAGCTAAAAGTAAAATAGAATTAGGGTGGGGAATCGAAACATTATTTCCATACAACAATAATTTATTTATTGGTTCTCAAAGAGGAATGCACATTTATAATTTGGATGCACCTAGCGAACCAAGATTTATTTCTACTTACGAACATATTACAAGTTGCGACCCTGTTGTGGTTTCTGAAAATACAGCGTATGTAACTCTTCGCAATGGCACAAATTGTAGAGATGGATTAAATGAATTACATTTAATAGATATTTCTGATTTAGAAAACCCATTTTTAATTAATACAAAATCTATGACAAATCCGTATGGTTTGGGAGTAGCTTCACAAACTAATAATAAGACACTTTTTGTATGTGATGGAGATGCAGGTTTGAAGGTTTTGAATGTTACTAATCCATTGAATGTACAACAAATTGGAGCAGATACTTCAATAAATGGTTATGATGTAATTGCTCACAATGATATTTTGATGATGATAGGAAAAGATGGTTTGTATCAATATAATTATCAAGACCCAGAAAATTTGCAACTTTTGAGTATTATTCCAACTGAATAA
- a CDS encoding SDR family NAD(P)-dependent oxidoreductase, whose translation MSNSLAGKIAVITGGNSGIGYATAEEFLKQGAKVVITGRNAEKVEKAAKELGVDGIVADQANLSHLDSLVEKVTELHGKIDILFVNAGIFIPTYLGQITEEAYTKQMDINFKGAAFTLQKFLPILNEGASVINLSSVNAYTAMPSTIIYAATKAALNSFTRTAAAELAPKNIRVNVVNPGVTETPIFSKTGMNDEQVAGFKAATVNGIPLKRIGTPEGVAKLVSFLASDDASYITGSEYNVDGGMTLIGA comes from the coding sequence ATGAGCAATTCATTAGCAGGAAAAATCGCAGTCATTACAGGTGGAAATAGTGGAATTGGTTATGCCACAGCAGAAGAATTTCTGAAACAAGGTGCAAAAGTAGTCATTACAGGCAGAAATGCTGAAAAAGTAGAAAAAGCAGCTAAAGAATTAGGAGTAGATGGGATTGTAGCTGACCAAGCAAATCTTTCTCATTTGGATTCTTTAGTAGAAAAAGTGACAGAATTACATGGAAAAATAGATATTTTATTTGTCAATGCAGGTATTTTTATTCCTACTTATTTAGGACAAATTACAGAAGAAGCATATACAAAACAAATGGATATTAACTTTAAAGGAGCTGCTTTTACGCTTCAAAAGTTTTTGCCTATTCTGAATGAAGGAGCATCAGTAATCAATCTTTCATCTGTAAATGCCTATACAGCAATGCCTTCAACTATTATTTATGCTGCCACAAAAGCAGCTTTAAATTCTTTCACTAGAACAGCAGCAGCAGAATTAGCACCAAAAAATATTCGTGTTAATGTTGTCAATCCAGGTGTTACTGAAACTCCTATCTTTAGCAAAACAGGAATGAATGATGAACAAGTAGCAGGTTTCAAGGCTGCAACTGTAAACGGTATTCCTTTAAAAAGAATTGGTACACCAGAAGGAGTAGCCAAATTAGTTAGCTTTTTAGCTTCTGATGATGCTTCTTATATCACAGGTTCAGAATATAATGTTGATGGTGGAATGACGCTTATTGGAGCTTAA
- a CDS encoding stage II sporulation protein M: MRENTFIEQNKAKWEDFEQLLKEKKRNPDKLSESFVEITDDLSYARTFYANRSVRLYLNGIAQQIFRDVYKNKRVKWQKLLDFWTTDLPATMYMIRKDLLLAFLIFFGALLIGVFSTVQYPDFVNVILGEEYVQMTEENIANGDPMAVYKGSDEITMFFKITFNNLRVALMSFVMGAFFCVGTLFVSVYNGIMVGSFQYFFYSKDVLIDSLFAIWLHGTLEISAIIVASAAGITMGKGLLFPKTLSRLESFQISARRGMKVMVGLVPVIILAGFIESFLTRYTDMPLIIRGTLILVSFLFMVGYFVVYPYILVKTKKIKLPVQKLPETSEDSDFELFQIRNLGNILTESMMIHRKHFVPILTICATLVFPLSMVMYLLVFKDISNFDFPNDIEYKLEEYYLLIVTGNYTSNIPFMIAHAIIWAVALTTPYYFFSETVNQEVRKIDWSVVNFSNFLFKNAYKSLFVVLIIKAIVFYNPFLILVALLVVPLLLFWLYAWTIYTNNPFKAFARALKLFFFQPIDSFMMLFISLLVGSVYFILLNSTLSGFFIGVLEMHFLEGETFVLKIVQVFYFASFFTITFIIVPLFVYSIGMQYFSIMERAENTTLRKRIEAMEVEE; the protein is encoded by the coding sequence ATGAGAGAAAATACTTTTATAGAACAAAATAAAGCAAAATGGGAAGACTTTGAGCAGTTACTCAAAGAAAAAAAACGTAATCCTGACAAACTTAGTGAATCTTTTGTCGAAATTACAGATGATCTTTCTTATGCACGTACTTTTTATGCTAATCGTTCGGTGCGTTTGTATCTCAACGGAATTGCACAGCAAATATTTAGAGATGTCTATAAAAACAAACGTGTAAAATGGCAAAAATTATTAGATTTTTGGACAACAGATTTGCCAGCAACCATGTACATGATTCGAAAAGATTTATTACTTGCTTTTCTTATTTTTTTTGGTGCTTTGCTTATTGGTGTTTTTTCTACTGTGCAATACCCCGATTTTGTAAATGTTATCTTGGGAGAAGAGTATGTACAGATGACAGAAGAAAATATCGCCAATGGTGACCCAATGGCTGTTTATAAAGGGAGTGATGAAATAACAATGTTTTTCAAAATTACTTTTAATAATTTGAGGGTAGCTTTGATGAGTTTTGTGATGGGTGCTTTTTTCTGTGTCGGAACTCTTTTTGTTTCTGTTTATAATGGAATAATGGTAGGCTCATTTCAATATTTTTTCTATTCAAAGGATGTTTTAATAGATTCTCTTTTTGCAATTTGGTTACACGGAACTCTTGAGATTTCGGCTATTATTGTGGCTTCAGCAGCAGGAATTACAATGGGAAAAGGACTTTTATTTCCTAAAACATTGAGCCGTTTAGAATCCTTTCAGATTAGTGCAAGGCGTGGAATGAAAGTAATGGTAGGGCTTGTTCCTGTAATTATTTTGGCTGGGTTTATTGAGAGTTTTCTTACTCGTTATACAGATATGCCTTTGATTATTCGTGGCACACTTATTTTAGTTTCTTTTCTTTTTATGGTGGGCTATTTTGTTGTTTATCCATATATTTTGGTAAAGACTAAGAAAATCAAATTACCTGTTCAGAAGTTGCCAGAAACAAGTGAAGATAGTGATTTTGAACTTTTTCAGATACGAAATCTAGGAAATATTTTAACAGAATCAATGATGATTCATAGAAAGCATTTTGTTCCTATCCTAACTATTTGTGCTACTTTAGTATTTCCTTTATCTATGGTAATGTATCTTTTAGTCTTTAAGGATATTTCAAATTTTGACTTTCCTAATGATATTGAATATAAATTAGAAGAATATTATTTGTTGATTGTTACAGGAAATTATACTTCAAATATTCCTTTCATGATTGCTCATGCAATTATTTGGGCAGTTGCACTAACAACTCCATATTATTTTTTCTCTGAAACTGTAAATCAAGAAGTTAGAAAAATAGACTGGTCAGTTGTAAATTTTAGTAATTTTTTATTCAAAAATGCTTACAAATCTCTTTTTGTGGTTCTTATTATAAAAGCAATTGTTTTTTATAATCCTTTTTTGATTTTGGTTGCTTTATTGGTTGTTCCATTATTGTTATTTTGGTTGTATGCTTGGACTATATATACAAACAACCCTTTCAAAGCCTTTGCTAGAGCATTAAAATTATTTTTCTTTCAGCCAATAGATAGTTTTATGATGCTTTTTATTTCTCTTCTGGTAGGTTCTGTTTATTTTATCTTACTCAATTCTACTTTAAGTGGCTTTTTTATAGGAGTTTTGGAGATGCACTTTTTAGAAGGAGAAACATTTGTATTAAAAATAGTACAAGTATTTTATTTTGCTAGTTTTTTCACAATAACATTTATTATTGTTCCTTTATTTGTCTATTCCATTGGAATGCAATACTTTAGTATAATGGAACGTGCTGAAAATACAACACTTAGAAAGCGTATTGAAGCAATGGAAGTGGAAGAATAA
- a CDS encoding RDD family protein produces MKTISIRTSQNVTIEYELPSTFQRIIAWFIDLAILILANSVLALLFVWLVSILGLPDLVQTVFNFLVLVPLWFFYSLFCEIIFNGQSIGKRAMGIRVVKLNGDIPSLSDYFMRWAFRMVDIMFSFGSLATLLVTGTEKGQRLGDILAGTTVIKVKSTQHVNMKELLNIRSFKNYEPTYEQVTVFSEEEMLSIKTILNRASRFPKQKNTYQLLQKTATLAAKKLDISQEKFTGPQQTKQFLHTVLQDYIVLTR; encoded by the coding sequence ATGAAAACCATTTCTATTCGCACCAGTCAAAATGTAACTATTGAATACGAATTACCCTCTACCTTTCAGCGTATTATTGCTTGGTTTATAGATTTAGCTATTCTTATTCTTGCTAATTCAGTTTTAGCTCTTTTGTTTGTTTGGCTAGTTTCTATTTTAGGCTTACCTGATTTAGTACAAACTGTTTTTAATTTTCTTGTTCTTGTCCCTTTGTGGTTTTTTTATTCTCTTTTTTGTGAAATTATTTTTAATGGACAAAGTATAGGCAAACGAGCAATGGGAATTCGTGTGGTCAAACTCAATGGTGATATTCCTTCTCTTTCCGATTATTTTATGCGATGGGCATTCCGAATGGTTGATATTATGTTTTCTTTTGGTTCTTTGGCTACTCTTCTGGTAACAGGAACAGAAAAAGGACAGCGTTTGGGAGATATTTTGGCAGGAACAACAGTCATTAAAGTAAAATCTACTCAGCATGTAAATATGAAAGAACTTCTCAATATTCGTTCGTTTAAAAATTATGAACCTACGTATGAGCAAGTTACTGTTTTTTCAGAAGAAGAAATGTTATCTATCAAAACTATTCTTAATCGTGCTAGTCGTTTTCCAAAACAAAAAAATACTTATCAGTTACTTCAAAAAACAGCTACTTTAGCAGCGAAAAAACTAGATATTTCTCAAGAAAAATTTACAGGTCCACAACAAACAAAACAGTTTTTGCACACCGTTTTACAAGATTATATTGTTTTGACTAGGTAG
- a CDS encoding glycoside hydrolase family 73 protein, with protein MKNKFTKDFLPISISLEKIRNHRHIEIPIKLLVGKRYFEYNVSFVIQNYMLVVVLFLGIIALYGSWGDTQNTYIKNLWVQIGQETPFDFLEIEKESSQSLLASASIFPSSDNSPTMELMNLTSSNSSLNSNKTEKKDTKNGLPIFVHSVADYDNLASLTKSENMMEEFMIQKQICITKVLIKNKSSRLDQLNDSILLIVNRDISRMFMQMVLKNLDVPAHVLDYFADTIHLRKIETALMEQVKYNVPVSIKLAQSALETAYGSRVIHNNYFGIKDKKKQGNKIITTEYFTAEEASMNQDIILTQKPFIKKGNVLYECKVQDYFTQYGSAWQSFRGHSEFLSTNKRYAPLFTKGKNYEDWADRIGSERTGGVGYATSPLYGELLKKIIKRYQLHLLDH; from the coding sequence ATGAAAAATAAATTTACAAAAGACTTCTTACCTATTTCAATTAGTTTGGAAAAGATAAGAAATCATAGACATATAGAAATTCCTATCAAATTATTGGTAGGAAAAAGGTATTTTGAGTATAACGTTTCTTTCGTTATTCAAAATTACATGCTTGTTGTTGTTTTATTTTTGGGAATAATTGCCCTTTATGGAAGTTGGGGAGATACACAGAACACTTATATTAAAAATTTGTGGGTTCAGATAGGACAAGAAACGCCCTTTGATTTTTTGGAAATAGAAAAAGAATCTTCTCAGTCTTTGTTGGCTTCTGCAAGTATTTTTCCTAGTTCTGATAATTCGCCTACAATGGAATTGATGAATCTTACCTCTTCTAACTCTAGTCTTAATTCTAATAAGACAGAAAAAAAAGATACCAAAAACGGTCTTCCTATTTTCGTTCATTCTGTGGCTGATTATGATAATTTGGCAAGCCTTACAAAGAGTGAAAATATGATGGAAGAATTTATGATTCAAAAGCAAATTTGCATTACAAAAGTTCTTATTAAAAACAAATCTTCTCGCCTAGACCAACTTAATGACAGTATTTTATTAATAGTGAACAGAGATATTAGTCGGATGTTTATGCAAATGGTTTTGAAAAATCTTGATGTACCTGCTCATGTTTTAGATTATTTTGCTGATACAATTCATCTTCGTAAAATAGAAACAGCACTTATGGAACAAGTAAAATATAATGTTCCTGTTTCGATAAAACTGGCTCAATCTGCATTAGAAACAGCTTATGGCTCACGAGTAATTCATAATAATTATTTTGGTATAAAAGACAAAAAGAAACAAGGGAATAAAATTATCACAACTGAATATTTTACAGCCGAAGAAGCCTCCATGAATCAAGATATTATTCTTACCCAAAAGCCATTTATCAAAAAAGGAAATGTTTTGTACGAATGTAAAGTACAAGATTATTTTACACAATATGGAAGTGCATGGCAATCTTTTAGAGGACATTCTGAATTTTTATCCACTAATAAAAGATATGCACCACTTTTCACAAAAGGAAAAAATTATGAAGATTGGGCAGACAGAATTGGCTCAGAAAGAACTGGAGGAGTAGGTTATGCAACTTCGCCACTCTATGGAGAACTTTTAAAAAAAATTATAAAAAGGTATCAATTACACCTTTTAGACCATTGA